From a single Streptomyces sp. NBC_00377 genomic region:
- a CDS encoding glycoside hydrolase family 2 protein yields the protein MFHRPVVRGRLVTAAVALGLLCTLSTSASAGARSPSPPRAHAQVTTVTSRAGGTTALSGYTIQSTAKVTDPASAVSSPGYPASGWYPAGSRSTVLAALLAAGKYADPFYSTNQQQIPKADFQVPWWYRSDFTVADTAERTYLDFSGVISAADVYVNGRQAATAADVAGAYTHHELDVTSLVRSGTNTVAFRIEPNSPNSRLTMGWIDWLQPPPDENMGIVRDVLVRRGGPVALRDVHVVTKLDVPSLAAADLTVKAQVRNDTGSPVTAAVSGSIGAISFDKSVSLAAHEARTVTFTPADAPGLHLASPKVWWPAGMGGQPLYSLDLTASAAGTVSDTAHESFGIRDVKAPLNSDGARQYSVNGRKLLIKGGGWSPDEFLRWDRTYVEDRLKYALDLGLNTIRLEGHIEPDEFFDLTDRYGILTLPGWECCDKWEGNVNGGEAGDKWTAADYPVAKASMAAEAARLRDHPSVVSFLIGSDFAPDATIEKNYLDALKAADWPTPVVAAASDKSSPVSGSSGMKMSGPYDWIPPNYWYAKREGGATGFNSETSAGPDIPTLDTLRRMMSQAELDTLWKNPGSKQYHRSPSSTFSTLKLYDDALTGRYGAPTGLADYVRKAQLAQYENVRAQFEAYGRNATDSSKPSTGVVYWMFNSGWTSLHWQLMDRYLDQGGAYFGAKKANEPLHVQYSYDNRSVVVVNNRHASASGLTARTTLFNTDGTQKYDKTVTGVTVGGDGARSTALTLPSSVSGLSTTYLARLVLSDSAGREVSRNVYWLSTKPDTLDWDNTDWYYTPTTSYADLKGLGTMAQAPVSATASTTSSGGTSTTTVTVRNTDTGRTPSLLTDVHLVDAAGKPVLPVQWSDNEVGLWPGESVTLTATYRTADLHGSAPRVRVSGWNTPERTLPAS from the coding sequence AGCGGCTGGTACCCGGCGGGGTCCCGCTCCACAGTGCTCGCGGCGCTGCTCGCGGCCGGGAAGTACGCCGACCCGTTCTACTCCACGAACCAGCAGCAGATCCCCAAGGCCGACTTCCAGGTCCCCTGGTGGTACCGATCGGACTTCACGGTCGCCGACACCGCCGAGCGCACGTATCTGGACTTCAGCGGCGTGATCTCCGCCGCCGACGTCTACGTCAACGGCCGCCAGGCCGCCACGGCCGCCGACGTGGCGGGCGCGTACACGCACCACGAACTGGACGTCACCTCGCTGGTGCGCTCAGGCACGAACACGGTGGCCTTCCGCATCGAGCCCAACAGCCCCAACAGCAGACTCACCATGGGCTGGATCGACTGGTTGCAGCCGCCGCCCGACGAGAACATGGGCATCGTCCGTGATGTGCTGGTCCGGCGCGGCGGCCCGGTCGCCCTGCGCGACGTGCACGTCGTCACCAAGCTCGACGTGCCGTCCCTTGCCGCCGCGGATCTGACGGTCAAGGCCCAGGTCCGCAACGACACCGGCTCCCCCGTCACGGCCGCGGTCTCCGGCAGCATCGGCGCGATCTCGTTCGACAAGTCCGTCTCCCTGGCCGCCCATGAGGCCAGGACGGTCACCTTCACTCCGGCCGACGCCCCGGGTCTGCACTTGGCCTCGCCGAAGGTGTGGTGGCCGGCGGGCATGGGCGGACAGCCCCTGTACTCCCTGGACCTCACCGCATCCGCCGCCGGCACCGTCTCCGACACGGCGCACGAGAGCTTCGGCATCCGGGACGTCAAGGCTCCCCTCAACTCCGACGGAGCCCGGCAGTACAGCGTCAACGGGCGGAAGCTCCTCATCAAGGGCGGCGGCTGGTCCCCCGACGAGTTCCTGCGCTGGGACAGAACCTATGTCGAGGACCGCCTGAAGTACGCACTCGACCTCGGCCTCAACACCATCCGCCTCGAAGGGCACATCGAACCGGACGAGTTCTTCGACCTCACGGACCGCTACGGCATCCTCACGCTGCCCGGCTGGGAATGCTGCGACAAGTGGGAGGGCAACGTCAACGGCGGCGAGGCGGGCGACAAGTGGACCGCCGCCGACTACCCGGTCGCCAAGGCGTCGATGGCCGCCGAGGCCGCCCGGCTGCGCGACCACCCCAGCGTCGTCTCCTTCCTCATCGGCAGCGACTTCGCGCCCGACGCGACGATCGAGAAGAACTACCTCGACGCGTTGAAGGCCGCCGACTGGCCCACCCCCGTGGTGGCGGCCGCCTCCGACAAGTCCTCGCCCGTCAGCGGCAGTTCGGGCATGAAGATGTCCGGCCCCTACGACTGGATCCCGCCGAACTACTGGTACGCCAAGCGCGAGGGCGGCGCCACCGGCTTCAACTCCGAGACCAGCGCAGGCCCCGACATCCCGACACTCGACACCCTGCGCCGCATGATGAGCCAGGCGGAACTCGACACCCTCTGGAAAAACCCGGGTTCCAAGCAGTACCACCGGTCGCCGTCGTCGACCTTCAGCACCCTGAAGCTCTACGACGACGCGCTGACCGGACGTTACGGCGCACCCACCGGCCTCGCCGACTACGTCCGCAAGGCACAGCTCGCCCAGTACGAGAACGTCCGCGCCCAGTTCGAGGCATACGGACGCAACGCCACCGACTCCTCGAAACCCTCGACCGGTGTCGTCTACTGGATGTTCAACAGCGGCTGGACCTCACTCCACTGGCAGCTGATGGACCGGTACCTCGACCAGGGCGGCGCCTACTTCGGGGCGAAGAAGGCGAACGAGCCGCTGCACGTGCAGTACTCGTACGACAACCGGTCGGTCGTCGTGGTGAACAACCGGCACGCCTCGGCGTCCGGCCTCACTGCGCGGACCACGCTGTTCAACACCGACGGCACCCAGAAGTACGACAAGACCGTCACCGGTGTCACGGTGGGGGGCGACGGCGCGCGAAGCACCGCACTCACCCTGCCCTCGTCGGTGAGCGGTCTGTCGACGACCTACCTCGCGCGCCTCGTCCTGAGCGACTCGGCAGGCAGGGAGGTGAGCCGCAACGTCTACTGGCTCTCCACCAAGCCGGACACCCTCGACTGGGACAACACCGACTGGTACTACACGCCGACGACCAGCTACGCCGACCTGAAGGGACTGGGCACGATGGCGCAGGCTCCGGTGTCGGCGACGGCATCGACCACCTCGTCGGGTGGCACCTCGACCACGACCGTCACCGTGCGCAACACGGACACCGGCAGGACGCCGTCGCTGCTGACGGACGTGCATCTGGTGGACGCGGCGGGGAAGCCGGTGCTGCCGGTCCAGTGGTCCGACAACGAGGTCGGTCTCTGGCCCGGCGAATCGGTCACGTTGACGGCCACGTACCGGACAGCCGATCTGCACGGCTCGGCACCGCGGGTGCGGGTCTCCGGGTGGAACACGCCGGAGCGGACCCTGCCGGCGTCCTGA